One genomic region from Clostridium saccharobutylicum DSM 13864 encodes:
- a CDS encoding LacI family DNA-binding transcriptional regulator, whose protein sequence is MATIKEIASIAEVSISTVSRVLNFDEALNVSNATREKILRIADELDYVSSKTRKVKNKKCRDIGIIYWYNYEEELDDPYYLSIRLAAEKKCNENKFNLVKLNDDSSIEDIKNVNGVIAIGKFASSTIEKLESANENIVFVDFSPNDNKFDSVMADIGKATTEILNYLYKLGHRRIGFIGGQKSDNTDEKNLYIDERDIKYKEFMERKKIYNPEYIYPGEKYTFKTGYNLMIKALKNKNRPTAFFIANDAMAIGAYKAISEAGLSVPNDISIIGFNDQPSAKYMVPSLTTVRIPSEYLGNAAVDLLLENINGNREYNKKVIIPTEFKIRESCHKI, encoded by the coding sequence TTGGCTACAATTAAAGAGATAGCATCCATTGCAGAAGTTTCTATATCAACAGTTTCTAGAGTTTTAAATTTTGATGAAGCTTTAAATGTAAGCAATGCAACAAGAGAAAAAATATTAAGAATTGCAGATGAGCTTGATTATGTATCATCAAAAACTAGAAAAGTTAAAAACAAAAAATGCAGAGATATAGGAATTATCTATTGGTATAATTATGAAGAAGAGCTAGATGATCCATACTATTTATCAATAAGATTAGCAGCTGAAAAAAAATGTAATGAAAATAAGTTCAATTTAGTAAAATTGAATGATGATAGTAGCATTGAAGATATAAAAAATGTTAATGGAGTAATTGCAATAGGAAAATTTGCTTCTAGCACAATTGAAAAATTAGAATCCGCAAATGAAAATATTGTTTTTGTAGATTTTTCACCTAATGATAATAAATTTGATTCTGTAATGGCGGATATAGGAAAAGCTACAACAGAAATATTAAATTATTTATATAAATTGGGACATAGAAGAATAGGTTTTATTGGTGGTCAAAAATCAGATAATACAGATGAGAAAAATTTGTATATTGATGAAAGAGATATTAAATACAAAGAATTTATGGAGAGAAAAAAAATATATAATCCTGAATATATATATCCGGGAGAAAAATATACATTTAAAACAGGATATAATCTTATGATTAAAGCATTAAAAAATAAAAATAGACCTACTGCTTTTTTTATAGCTAACGATGCAATGGCTATTGGGGCCTATAAAGCAATCTCAGAAGCTGGATTATCAGTGCCAAATGATATAAGCATTATTGGCTTTAATGACCAACCTAGTGCTAAATATATGGTTCCATCATTAACAACTGTTAGAATTCCAAGCGAATATTTAGGAAATGCAGCTGTTGATTTGTTGTTAGAAAATATAAATGGAAATAGGGAATACAATAAAAAAGTAATAATACCAACTGAATTTAAAATAAGAGAAAGCTGTCATAAAATATAG
- a CDS encoding HAMP domain-containing sensor histidine kinase has product MKTIKTKLFFIFTIFMVALVACGIFLNSIFLESYYIYKNKNTLALINKKISSEYINDKENSYENIDMVESIDNVNTVITDNDMNIEYNSGRQKRTDNNDKHLSKEIKQYILDNESKLSKKEIYYIEDKNKAQTNKLVFISKMSNGGYVILRKPIKNIHDSVVIANEFYMFSALIVILIGGIFILIFSKRVTKPIVEMSNVAENICNLEFDRRVEINSKDEIGKLGESINKISEKLCVSINELKNDVERRKQLVRDMSHELKTPLGIIKGYAEGLKYGVVDDKEKVDKYCSVLVEECDRMDKLVRELLEHSAMESGNVEMNITCFEIREFISKVVQRFDSIFTEKKITFDLLCINDCLVKADRNMIEKAVNNFITNAINHIGGRKLIQLIVEEKENKVEISVFNTGNHIPDKDIGRVWDVYYKVDKSRTREYGGHGIGLSIVKLIAELHNGATKVKNVDEGVIFSIEVPKNFT; this is encoded by the coding sequence ATGAAAACCATAAAAACAAAATTGTTTTTTATATTTACAATATTTATGGTTGCGTTAGTAGCATGTGGGATATTTTTAAATTCAATATTTCTAGAGTCGTACTATATTTACAAAAATAAAAATACGCTTGCATTAATAAACAAAAAAATTAGTAGTGAGTATATCAACGATAAAGAGAACAGTTATGAGAATATTGATATGGTTGAAAGTATTGATAATGTAAATACTGTAATTACTGATAATGACATGAATATAGAATATAATTCTGGGCGTCAAAAAAGAACAGATAATAACGATAAGCATTTATCTAAAGAAATTAAGCAATATATCTTAGATAATGAAAGTAAGCTTTCAAAGAAAGAAATATATTATATTGAAGATAAAAACAAAGCTCAAACTAATAAATTAGTCTTTATATCCAAAATGAGTAATGGAGGATATGTTATTTTAAGAAAGCCTATAAAAAATATACATGATAGTGTTGTTATAGCAAATGAGTTTTATATGTTCTCAGCCTTAATAGTAATTTTAATTGGTGGAATCTTTATACTTATTTTTTCAAAAAGAGTAACTAAACCTATTGTAGAAATGAGCAATGTTGCAGAGAATATATGTAATCTAGAATTTGATAGACGTGTAGAAATCAATTCAAAAGATGAAATTGGAAAACTTGGTGAAAGTATTAATAAAATTTCTGAAAAGTTGTGTGTTAGTATAAATGAACTTAAGAATGATGTAGAACGTAGAAAACAACTTGTGCGGGATATGTCTCACGAATTAAAAACTCCTTTAGGAATAATTAAGGGGTATGCGGAAGGTTTAAAGTATGGAGTAGTTGACGATAAAGAAAAAGTGGATAAATATTGTTCTGTTTTAGTGGAAGAATGTGATAGAATGGATAAATTAGTGCGCGAACTTCTAGAACATTCTGCTATGGAATCTGGAAATGTTGAAATGAATATTACATGTTTTGAAATTAGAGAATTTATATCTAAAGTAGTACAACGATTTGATTCAATATTTACGGAGAAAAAAATTACTTTTGATTTATTATGTATAAATGATTGTTTAGTTAAAGCTGATAGGAACATGATTGAGAAGGCGGTAAATAATTTTATTACCAATGCCATTAATCATATAGGTGGAAGAAAACTTATTCAGTTAATCGTTGAAGAAAAAGAAAATAAAGTAGAAATAAGTGTTTTTAATACAGGAAATCATATACCAGATAAAGATATAGGAAGAGTTTGGGATGTATATTATAAGGTTGATAAATCGAGAACTAGGGAATATGGTGGACACGGTATTGGATTATCAATTGTGAAGTTAATAGCTGAGCTTCATAATGGTGCTACTAAAGTAAAAAATGTAGATGAGGGTGTAATTTTTTCTATTGAAGTGCCTAAAAATTTCACATAA
- a CDS encoding response regulator transcription factor, which produces MEIKILIAEDDAIFRELVCDIIRKEGYIPIEACDGKEAIDVFFNLKDIDIIILDVMMPVYDGWEVLKEIREHSDIPVIMLTALGDEKHEVIGLNKGADDYISKPFSYEVFIARINNMVRKLKKEHFKELIMGKIKINQETHKVSVDDFEVELNNKEYSLLTYFLKNCNRVLTREQILCNIWGYDFNGDIRTIDTHIKTLRAKLLNCGNYIKTVRGSGYMFEVSSI; this is translated from the coding sequence ATGGAAATAAAAATTCTTATAGCAGAAGATGATGCAATATTTAGAGAGCTTGTGTGCGATATAATAAGAAAAGAAGGTTATATACCAATCGAAGCATGTGATGGAAAAGAAGCTATTGATGTCTTTTTTAATTTAAAAGACATTGATATTATAATATTAGATGTAATGATGCCAGTGTATGATGGATGGGAAGTTCTTAAAGAGATTAGGGAACATTCAGACATCCCGGTAATAATGCTTACAGCATTAGGTGATGAAAAGCATGAAGTTATTGGATTAAATAAAGGGGCAGATGATTATATTTCAAAACCTTTTAGCTATGAAGTGTTCATTGCTCGGATAAATAACATGGTAAGAAAGTTAAAGAAGGAACACTTTAAAGAGCTAATAATGGGGAAGATAAAGATAAATCAAGAAACTCATAAGGTAAGCGTAGATGATTTTGAGGTTGAATTAAATAATAAAGAATATAGTCTTTTAACATACTTTTTAAAAAATTGTAATAGGGTGCTAACGCGTGAACAAATATTATGCAATATATGGGGATATGATTTTAATGGAGATATACGCACAATAGATACACATATAAAAACTTTAAGAGCAAAACTATTAAACTGTGGCAATTATATAAAAACAGTAAGAGGAAGTGGTTATATGTTTGAGGTAAGTAGTATATGA
- a CDS encoding HD-GYP domain-containing protein codes for MNDEEKIKDILKKVKNHICDEKAFESINMTKQTLEVLINIFYEKNKKEGQHCYRVSKLCEKMGKALELSKDTVDELRIVGLLHDIGKIRIKESILNKKEKLTNDEWNHLKRHPEIGCEILLMVDGMIEVAEYVLAHHERYDGLGYPKGTSGKEIPIQSRIISIVDSYDAIVSERCYRKALPEEFAIEELRINSGLQFDPDLTKIFIEKVLNKQFN; via the coding sequence ATGAATGATGAAGAAAAGATTAAAGATATATTAAAAAAGGTCAAAAATCATATATGTGATGAAAAAGCTTTTGAAAGTATAAATATGACAAAACAAACTTTGGAAGTTTTAATCAATATATTTTATGAAAAAAATAAAAAAGAAGGACAGCATTGTTATAGAGTTTCTAAATTATGTGAAAAAATGGGTAAAGCGCTTGAATTATCAAAGGATACAGTTGATGAACTTAGAATTGTTGGTTTATTACATGATATAGGTAAAATAAGAATAAAAGAAAGTATATTAAATAAGAAAGAAAAATTAACAAATGACGAATGGAATCATTTAAAAAGACATCCGGAAATAGGATGCGAAATACTTCTCATGGTTGATGGAATGATTGAGGTAGCAGAATATGTTTTAGCTCATCATGAAAGATATGATGGGCTTGGATATCCTAAAGGTACAAGTGGAAAAGAAATACCTATACAGTCAAGAATTATTTCAATAGTTGACAGTTATGATGCTATAGTTAGTGAAAGATGTTATCGTAAAGCTTTACCAGAAGAGTTTGCAATTGAAGAGCTTAGGATAAATTCAGGGCTACAATTTGATCCGGATTTAACAAAGATATTTATTGAAAAGGTATTAAATAAACAATTTAATTAA
- a CDS encoding LemA family protein → MNKPMKIALIIVGILIILGIPIGSYNNLVSLEQNVNTSSSNIDTQLQRRSDLIPNLVNTVKGYATQEKTIFTDIANARSKLAGAANVSDKANADNELSGALSRLLVVVENYPDLKSNQNFKDLSIQLEGTENRIAIARQDYNTAVNNYNTKRRRFPSNIIASLFGFQEKTLYKASEGAKEVPPVDFTK, encoded by the coding sequence ATGAATAAGCCTATGAAGATAGCATTAATTATAGTTGGTATTTTAATAATATTAGGTATTCCAATTGGTAGTTATAACAATCTTGTTTCTCTTGAACAAAATGTGAATACATCATCATCAAATATTGACACTCAATTGCAAAGAAGATCTGATTTAATACCCAATTTAGTCAATACTGTTAAAGGGTATGCAACTCAAGAAAAAACTATTTTCACCGATATAGCTAATGCAAGAAGTAAATTAGCCGGAGCTGCAAACGTTTCAGACAAAGCCAATGCTGATAATGAACTTTCTGGTGCTCTTTCTAGATTGCTAGTTGTTGTTGAAAATTATCCTGATTTGAAATCAAATCAAAATTTTAAGGATCTATCAATTCAATTAGAGGGTACAGAAAATAGGATTGCAATTGCTAGACAAGATTATAACACTGCTGTAAACAATTATAATACTAAAAGAAGAAGATTCCCTAGTAATATAATAGCCTCATTATTTGGTTTTCAAGAGAAAACACTTTATAAAGCAAGTGAGGGTGCAAAAGAAGTTCCTCCTGTGGACTTTACAAAATGA
- a CDS encoding TPM domain-containing protein, with translation MRTNTKIRFLNLFICFLLLVSSLLLISVNAEIKIPSPTSYKYVNDYVNVINEAEVNKIISIGKELEDKTGAQAVVAVINSTNNVPIEDYAINLFRNWGIGQKNKDNGLLILLAINDRTWRVEVGRGLEGAIPDVLSNRVMESVAKPSFMEGKYGEGLLNSYSAFCDYIASEYNVTLDKSLNISVPNNTAVYNNNFKFFGIALIGLLLLDFIFNRGRISSTILQIFLINSIFRGHGPRGGSSGGGFGGFGGGSSGGGGSSGNW, from the coding sequence ATGAGAACAAATACTAAAATTAGATTTTTAAATTTATTTATATGTTTTCTTCTTTTGGTAAGTTCACTTTTATTAATTTCAGTAAATGCTGAAATTAAAATACCATCTCCAACATCATATAAATATGTAAATGATTATGTTAATGTAATAAACGAAGCAGAAGTAAATAAAATTATATCTATAGGTAAAGAATTAGAGGATAAGACAGGTGCACAGGCTGTTGTAGCTGTAATTAATTCAACTAACAATGTTCCAATTGAAGATTATGCTATTAATCTTTTTAGAAATTGGGGAATTGGACAAAAAAATAAAGATAACGGTTTATTGATACTTTTAGCAATAAATGATAGAACTTGGAGAGTAGAAGTTGGACGTGGACTTGAGGGTGCTATTCCAGATGTTTTAAGTAACAGGGTAATGGAATCAGTTGCAAAACCAAGCTTTATGGAAGGTAAATATGGTGAAGGCCTTTTAAACTCGTATAGTGCCTTTTGTGATTATATAGCTTCTGAATATAATGTTACCTTAGATAAATCTTTAAATATATCAGTACCAAATAATACCGCTGTTTATAATAATAACTTTAAATTTTTTGGAATAGCACTAATAGGTTTATTGTTATTAGACTTTATATTTAATAGAGGTAGAATTTCGTCTACAATACTGCAGATATTTCTTATCAATAGTATATTTCGAGGACATGGTCCTAGAGGTGGTTCTTCTGGTGGCGGCTTCGGAGGGTTTGGCGGTGGTTCTTCTGGTGGCGGCGGTTCTAGTGGCAATTGGTAA
- a CDS encoding CorA family divalent cation transporter: MIYSLSNDALNEESIDNLNQDDNKLIVATIEFNELESIAKKLNINEKILYECLNGKSTKFESYEGFDYIAMKAPNIRDMSKPSRRMCIFFRKNLIVFIGDKSFITNDIINKIQSKEIKCTSLGKMLYLFFDKLTCEDTELIENVEKEIVELEESLITSKSDDYLNKIIILRKKLLRLKRYYERFLNIAENIEENENGLIDKKTGKYFRMFTNRINRLYQSVNNLRDYVTQVREAYQAQVDIDQNKLMKLFTVVTTIFLPLTLIVGWYGMNFTMPEYNLPYAYPVVIIISISIVVSCIVWFKKNKWF, from the coding sequence ATGATATATTCTCTAAGCAACGATGCTTTGAATGAAGAATCTATAGATAATTTGAATCAAGATGATAATAAGCTTATTGTTGCTACCATTGAATTTAATGAATTAGAGTCAATAGCTAAAAAGCTAAATATTAATGAAAAGATATTATATGAATGTTTAAATGGAAAAAGTACCAAGTTTGAAAGCTATGAAGGATTTGATTACATAGCTATGAAAGCGCCTAATATTAGAGATATGTCGAAACCATCAAGAAGGATGTGTATATTTTTTAGAAAAAATTTGATAGTATTTATAGGCGATAAAAGTTTTATTACAAATGATATAATTAATAAAATTCAATCTAAAGAAATTAAATGCACAAGCCTTGGTAAAATGTTATATCTTTTTTTTGATAAACTTACATGTGAAGATACAGAGTTAATTGAGAATGTTGAAAAAGAAATTGTAGAACTTGAAGAATCATTAATAACTTCAAAAAGTGATGATTATTTAAATAAAATAATCATTCTTAGAAAGAAATTATTAAGGTTAAAGCGCTATTACGAAAGATTTTTAAATATTGCAGAAAATATTGAAGAGAATGAAAATGGACTTATAGATAAAAAAACTGGTAAATACTTCAGAATGTTTACTAATAGGATAAATAGACTATATCAAAGTGTAAATAACTTAAGAGATTATGTTACACAAGTGAGAGAGGCATATCAAGCTCAAGTAGATATAGATCAAAATAAGTTGATGAAATTATTTACAGTTGTTACAACTATATTCTTACCACTTACGCTTATAGTAGGTTGGTATGGAATGAATTTTACTATGCCAGAATATAATTTACCTTATGCATATCCAGTAGTTATAATAATAAGTATTTCTATAGTTGTTTCGTGCATAGTTTGGTTTAAGAAAAATAAATGGTTCTAG
- the cbiG gene encoding cobalt-precorrin 5A hydrolase, with product MISIICPSPKGIDIALKLQKYFSGRLYIKQANKDSEIRNVTKLKNQKNEENDLETQEFHNEKFNYEEVNCYEKFNLNDISKETMKNSKGIIFISSTGIAVRAIAQFLEGKDKDPGVVVVDLCGKYAINILSGHLGGGNDLTIEVSKVINAKPIITTATDNLEIIAPDVIAKNNNLIIEDLKKAKYISSLLVDGKIIGIKDEYNIVKITNGYKKIEELKEDSIWITNNLSFNNDKLNCNNINNLNYSKILRLIKRDIVLGIGCRRGTSYEKLKEFIESSLIKYNLDIRSVKYIVSVDVKKDEEGIIKLAQNINCEFKTFERCEIKTVQDKYEKSDFVLKTLGITGVCEPCVDLMGAKVIISKVKHEGMTLAIGVLLNVD from the coding sequence ATGATAAGTATAATTTGTCCATCTCCTAAAGGGATAGATATAGCTTTAAAGCTTCAGAAATATTTTAGTGGAAGACTTTATATAAAACAAGCTAATAAAGATTCAGAGATAAGAAATGTGACAAAGTTAAAAAATCAAAAAAATGAAGAGAATGATTTAGAAACTCAAGAATTTCATAATGAAAAATTTAACTATGAAGAAGTTAATTGTTATGAGAAGTTTAATTTAAATGATATATCAAAAGAAACAATGAAAAATTCAAAAGGCATTATCTTTATATCTTCAACTGGAATTGCTGTTAGAGCAATTGCACAATTTTTAGAAGGTAAGGATAAAGATCCTGGTGTTGTAGTTGTTGATTTATGTGGAAAATATGCTATTAATATTTTAAGTGGACATTTGGGCGGTGGAAATGATCTTACAATAGAGGTTTCAAAAGTTATAAATGCAAAGCCAATTATAACTACAGCCACAGATAACTTGGAAATAATTGCTCCAGATGTTATAGCAAAAAATAATAACTTAATTATTGAAGATTTAAAAAAAGCTAAATATATATCTTCACTTTTGGTTGATGGAAAAATTATTGGAATAAAAGATGAATATAACATTGTTAAAATTACAAATGGATATAAAAAAATAGAAGAGTTAAAGGAAGATTCTATTTGGATAACTAATAATTTGAGTTTTAACAATGATAAGCTGAATTGTAATAATATTAACAATCTGAATTATTCTAAAATATTAAGACTTATAAAAAGAGATATAGTTTTAGGGATAGGCTGTAGAAGAGGTACTTCTTATGAAAAATTAAAAGAATTTATAGAGAGCAGCTTAATAAAATATAATCTTGATATAAGATCAGTAAAGTATATAGTTTCTGTGGATGTAAAAAAAGATGAAGAAGGAATTATTAAATTAGCACAAAATATTAATTGTGAATTTAAAACTTTCGAAAGATGTGAAATAAAAACTGTTCAAGATAAGTATGAAAAAAGTGATTTTGTATTAAAAACTTTAGGTATAACAGGAGTTTGTGAACCATGTGTAGATCTTATGGGAGCAAAAGTTATAATAAGTAAAGTAAAACATGAAGGCATGACTTTAGCAATTGGGGTGTTATTAAATGTTGATTAA
- the cobM gene encoding precorrin-4 C(11)-methyltransferase, with amino-acid sequence MVYFIGAGPGAADLITVRGRDLLERADVVIYAGSLVSKEHLEYCRRDAQIYNSANMTLEDVMEIMTMEEQMGKLVVRLHTGDPSIYGAIREQMIELDRVSIPYEVVPGVSSFTGAAAAINREFTLPGVSQTVILTRVEGRTPVPESEDLEVLASVGASMAIFLSISMIDKVVEKLRKGYKKNVAIAVIERATWSDQKIIMGHLDDIAEKVKENNITKCAQILVGDFIDSDFEKSLLYDKNFSHMFRDAEDTK; translated from the coding sequence ATGGTTTATTTTATAGGTGCAGGTCCAGGAGCAGCAGATTTAATTACTGTTAGAGGCAGGGATTTATTAGAAAGAGCTGATGTTGTTATATATGCAGGTTCTTTAGTTTCTAAGGAACATTTAGAATATTGTAGGCGTGATGCTCAAATTTATAATTCTGCGAATATGACGTTAGAGGATGTTATGGAAATCATGACTATGGAAGAACAAATGGGAAAATTAGTTGTAAGATTGCATACAGGTGATCCATCAATCTATGGTGCTATAAGAGAACAAATGATTGAGCTTGATAGAGTTAGTATTCCATATGAAGTTGTTCCAGGGGTTAGCTCATTTACTGGTGCAGCAGCTGCAATAAATAGAGAATTTACATTGCCTGGAGTAAGTCAAACTGTAATTTTAACAAGGGTTGAAGGAAGAACTCCAGTTCCAGAAAGTGAAGATCTTGAGGTGCTAGCTTCAGTGGGAGCATCTATGGCTATATTCCTTTCAATTTCAATGATTGATAAAGTGGTTGAAAAATTAAGAAAAGGATATAAAAAGAATGTTGCAATAGCAGTAATTGAAAGAGCAACATGGTCCGATCAAAAAATAATCATGGGACATTTAGATGATATAGCTGAGAAAGTTAAGGAAAACAATATTACTAAATGTGCTCAAATATTAGTTGGAGATTTTATTGATAGTGATTTTGAAAAGAGTTTATTATATGATAAAAACTTTTCACATATGTTTAGAGATGCTGAGGATACAAAATAG
- a CDS encoding cobalt-factor II C(20)-methyltransferase, whose amino-acid sequence MGILYGIGVGPGDSELLTVKAVRTIEKCDVIVAPSAQEDGASIALETAREYIKEGTEVCIKHFPMGGKERLKKSLEAYEFIEARLREGKNVAFLTIGDPYVYSTYIHMLSHVEEHGFQVKTIPGITSFCAAASLANKTLVIGNENLLILPASKVDTIRDEKFVVIMKVYKREEEVLNILEEKGFKYVYASRVGRDGEVLLTDREEILKLRDYMSLIIASRDEI is encoded by the coding sequence ATGGGAATATTATATGGAATAGGCGTAGGACCAGGAGATTCAGAATTATTAACAGTTAAGGCAGTGAGAACTATAGAAAAATGTGATGTTATAGTTGCACCATCTGCACAAGAAGATGGTGCAAGTATTGCACTTGAAACTGCTAGAGAATACATAAAAGAAGGAACAGAAGTATGTATTAAACATTTTCCAATGGGAGGAAAGGAAAGACTTAAAAAGTCTTTAGAAGCTTATGAATTTATAGAAGCAAGATTACGTGAAGGAAAAAATGTTGCTTTTTTAACTATAGGTGATCCATATGTTTATAGTACATACATTCACATGTTAAGTCATGTTGAAGAACATGGATTTCAGGTTAAGACAATTCCAGGAATAACTTCATTTTGTGCAGCTGCTAGTCTTGCAAATAAAACTTTGGTTATTGGAAATGAGAATTTATTAATACTTCCTGCATCTAAAGTTGATACAATAAGAGATGAAAAGTTTGTAGTTATTATGAAAGTATATAAGCGTGAAGAAGAAGTACTTAATATATTAGAAGAAAAGGGCTTTAAGTATGTATATGCTAGTAGAGTTGGAAGAGATGGAGAAGTTCTGCTAACAGATAGAGAAGAGATATTAAAACTTAGAGATTATATGTCATTAATAATAGCAAGCAGAGATGAAATATAA
- the cbiT gene encoding precorrin-6Y C5,15-methyltransferase (decarboxylating) subunit CbiT translates to MIFIKDEEFIRGKCPMTKEDIRILSIAKMNLDENSKVLDIGSGTGSITVQAAKIARNGKVVSIEKEDEPFEVTKRNIEKFNCDNIEQIKDDASNTLENIINKQIKFDSIFVGGSGGTLEDIIFKATSCLNDNGVLVMNFITLDNVYKAIESAKKLNYKVDISLINVSKNKENTLMMIANNPIYIIQCIKKDSF, encoded by the coding sequence ATGATCTTTATAAAAGATGAAGAGTTTATAAGAGGAAAATGTCCTATGACTAAGGAGGATATAAGAATACTTTCAATTGCTAAGATGAATTTAGATGAAAATTCTAAAGTTTTAGATATTGGAAGCGGAACTGGAAGTATTACAGTTCAAGCAGCTAAGATAGCTAGGAATGGTAAGGTAGTTTCAATAGAAAAAGAAGATGAACCTTTCGAAGTCACTAAGAGGAATATCGAAAAATTCAATTGTGATAATATAGAGCAAATAAAAGATGATGCAAGTAATACATTAGAAAATATAATAAATAAACAGATAAAATTTGATTCTATATTTGTTGGAGGAAGTGGTGGAACATTAGAGGATATAATATTTAAGGCTACATCTTGTCTTAATGATAATGGAGTATTAGTTATGAATTTTATTACCTTAGATAATGTATACAAAGCAATCGAATCAGCAAAAAAATTAAATTATAAGGTAGATATATCTTTAATTAATGTTAGTAAAAATAAGGAAAATACGTTGATGATGATAGCAAATAACCCTATATATATAATTCAATGCATAAAGAAAGATAGTTTTTAA
- the cbiE gene encoding precorrin-6y C5,15-methyltransferase (decarboxylating) subunit CbiE → MIYIVGLGPGHRDYILPKALKVMEESDIIIGFKRALDSLDFVHNKKVYMKTLSDLDKYILKNVNKDNSSSENENTQVKKEFNISIVASGDPTFYGITNYIKSKAELEFAIVPGISSFQYLTSKVKLPWNNAYLGSLHGRNEEFLEAVNKNEMSIWLTDKENNPAVLCDILIKGKVNCKVIIGENLSYEDEIISAGTPEECSNREYAALSIFIVDKSSL, encoded by the coding sequence ATGATTTATATAGTAGGACTTGGACCTGGGCATAGGGATTATATATTACCTAAGGCTTTAAAGGTTATGGAAGAATCTGATATTATTATTGGATTTAAGAGAGCATTGGATTCATTGGATTTTGTTCATAATAAAAAGGTATATATGAAAACACTATCAGATTTAGATAAATATATATTGAAAAATGTAAATAAAGATAATTCATCAAGTGAAAATGAGAATACACAAGTGAAGAAAGAATTTAATATATCAATTGTTGCTTCTGGTGATCCTACTTTTTATGGAATAACTAATTATATAAAAAGTAAAGCTGAATTAGAATTTGCGATTGTTCCTGGAATAAGTTCATTTCAATATTTGACTTCAAAAGTTAAGCTTCCATGGAATAATGCTTATTTAGGAAGTTTGCATGGAAGAAATGAAGAATTTTTAGAAGCTGTTAATAAAAATGAGATGAGTATTTGGCTTACAGATAAAGAAAACAATCCAGCTGTATTGTGTGATATTCTAATTAAAGGTAAGGTTAATTGTAAAGTTATAATTGGAGAAAATTTATCTTATGAAGATGAAATTATAAGTGCAGGCACTCCAGAAGAATGTTCAAATAGAGAATATGCTGCACTTAGCATTTTTATAGTAGATAAATCTAGTTTGTAA